DNA sequence from the Phycisphaeraceae bacterium genome:
AAGGGGTGCTTGAGGCCGACGCGCTGCGCGACTGGCTCTACGCGCGCATGCGCGGCGCCGCCGGTGACACCGAGGGCGAGGCGCTCGACGGCCCGGCGCCTGGGCGTTCCGCAGCCGTGGCTCGCGGCGCGATGGCGGGCGTAGAGGCGGGCGTAGAGGCGGGCGTAGAGGCGGGCATCGGTGACGAAGCGCCCTTCCCGGAGCCGGGAAGTTGTGAGGCCACTCGAGTGCTGAGGGAGATTCTCCTCGAAGTTCGAGCGCTGCGGGAGCGACTCGATGAGTTGGAACGCCGCACCTAAGCCATGCGCCTCTTCACAGCGAGACTGGAACGCCGCACCTAAGCCATGCGCCTCTTCACAGCGAGACTGGAACGCCGCACCTAAGCCATGCGCCTCTTCACAGCGAGACTGGAACGCCGCACATGAGTCATGCGCCTCTTCACCGCGCCGCATCTCCAAGTGAAGCTCGCTCTGAGGTGGCCGTCCGGGCGTACCGAGGTGTCTGGCGCCTCCTCGCGGTCTGGTTCAAGCTTCCGCAGGAACCGCCCTCGCTCCCGATTGCACCTGGCGATGTCGCGGACTCGTTTCACCCATCGCCCGCGTTTCTTCGCTATCTCAAGTTCCGCTTCTGGATTGCGCTGCTCATCATCGATGTGGTGCTGGTTGTGCTGTGGATCGCTGCAACGGTGGCGCTGTATTTCGCGAACCTGACCTGGGTGGCCGTCATCCTTGCGCCGGTAGCGCTCGCGATCATCGTTGTTCCGGATATCGTCGCGTATGTCGCCATTCACCTTCGTTTCGACACCACCTGGTATGTGATGTCGCGGCGAAGCCTCCGAGTCCGGCAGGGCGTGTGGAGCATTCGCGAACTGACGCTCACCTTTGAGAATGTGCAGAATGTGCGAGTCGTGCAGGGACCGCTCCAGCGCTTCTTCGGTCTGGCCACGGTGATGGTTGAGACGGCGGGCGGCGGGTCGGTGCAGGCTCAGGGCCAGCCCGTCAAGCTTGGCCATCACGCCCTCATCGAGGGACTCACGAATGCCCAAGAGATCCGCGACCTGATCCTCGCGCGTGTCACGGCGTCTCGCAGCGCCGGAATCGGCGATGATCGAGTGCCCGTCGAAGCGCCGATGGTCTCGCGCGACTTCACTATGACGAGTGAACAGCTCGCCGTGCTCCGCGCCATTCGAGACGAACTCCGCGCCGCGGCCGCCGCGTGAGAATGACGAGCACAAGGAGCGCCCCGGCCATGACCGCGATGCTGCCCGCCGTGTTGACACTGCCTGCGCCCAGCAACGCAGGAACCACTACGGCCGCCATGTGACCGGTCGCCGCGGCAACCGCTCCGACAAGAACGGCGACGATCACCATGGCCGACAGGCGCAAGGTCAGGAGGCGCGCCGTCGCCGCCGGAACCACCAGAAGGGCGACCACCAGAATGCTGCCCACGCTCTCAAAGCACGCCACCGCGGTGATGGCGGTCATCATCATCACCATGGCCTGCAAGAGCCTCGGGCGCAAGCCAAGCGAGGCTGCTGACTGAGGGTCGAAGATCGAGAGCGCGAGCTCCTTCCAGAACGCGACGACACAGATCACATTCAGAACCAGCACTCCTCCGATGGTAAGAACGGCGCGCGGCACCACCACACCGCCGATCGACACGAGATCGAGTGGCGTGAACTCGATGCCGCCGAAGAGCACGCAGGAGGGGTCGAGATCCACTCGCGCCGATCCGCGCACCATCAGCAGAATCCCCAGGGCGAACAGCGAGGTGAAGACCACGCCGATCGAGGCGTTCTCTTCGACGCGGCCTCGGGCACGCAGCCACTCGCTTGCCAGCGCGGTCAAGGCGCCGACCATGGCCGCACCAAGAAACATTGGAAGGCTTGCTCGATTTCCGGTCAGCAGGAACGCCGCCGCGATGCCGGGCAGCACGGCGTGGCTGATCGCATCGCCCATGAGGCTCATGCGCCGAAGCAGAAGGAGCGAGCCCGGGATGGCGCATGCGGCCGCGGCGAGCGCGCCGACCACCACGATCCACCCGTCGAGCGACCACGACCACCTGGTGAGGCTCGCCACGATCATCGTTGGTGAACCTCCGGATCGTGTGGAGCCGCCTGCGGGCCTGGGGTGTCGCACTCACCTGCACTGGGCGGATCCCTGGGCGTGTGCGGCTGCACCGCGTTGGAATGTGGCGGGGCGTCGCTTCTGTGCGACCATGTCTCAGTGGTGCGCGACGGTGTGTTGGCACTGGGCTCCGGCGACTCGGAGCGAGGAAGTGCGGAACTGGAGCCGTGCGCCATGTCCCTCGACGAGTGCGGGTCGCGCGGGAGCGCTCCGCAGAACCCGATGGCTCGTTCGATTCTCGCAAGAAGCGCGGGGGAGAGGACATGCTCGACCATGTCCGCGTCGCGATCGACATGACTCGCCTGCACGCCTGCACGCTCGATCAGGAAGTGTTCCCAAAGCCGGTGCCGCGCCGTCAGCCGCGCCGCCTCCTGCCACCCCGCATCGGTGAAGTGGAGGCGCGCCCCGGCATCGCGCCAGATCAGACGGCGACGGAGGGCCATCGAGACTGCTCGTCGCAGGGCGGGGGGGCGAAAGCGTCGCCTTGCTTGAATCGCCTCGAGGGTGACGCCACCGTGCGAACTGAAGGCCGAATTGTCGTGGCTCAAGAAACTTGCTGCGGCCCCTGAGGTCGCCGATGTCATCGCGTCGCCCTTTCCATCGGCCTCGACTGCCTCGAACTGGGCGCGGAGCAGGTGTTCGAGTGCCACTTCCCGCGCCGCTCGCCAGTGCAGCAGACCGCGCCATGCCATTCCGTGCGCGGGGCCGAAGAGCAGGCTCATGACGAAGAGCGCTGCCGCAACCAGAACGATCACGGCACCTGAGGGCAGGTTCGGAAGCAGTGCGCTGAGCGCGGCACCGATGACGCCCGATGAGGCGCCGAGCCCCATGGCCAGGACGACGCACAGCGACAGGCGATCGCTCCAGAAGCGGGCGGCCGCGGCAGGAATCACCTGGAGTGCAACGACCAGGATCAGGCCCACCGCCTGCATGCCAGCGACCGTCACCAGCGTGGCAAGCGCCATCAGCGCGGCGTCGAATCGGGCGACCCGAAGACCGACAGCGCGGGCAAACTCCTCGTCGAAACACAAGACCTTCCAGCCGCGCGCGAAGCAGAGCCCGAGGGCCGTGGTCACGACGGCAACAATGGCGATGAGCCACGCGTCGCGGGCGAGCATGGTCGCGGTGCGACCGTAGATGAGCCCCTCGAGTCCTGCGGCATGTCCGGTCGGGAGCGACTGGATGACGCTGAGGAGCACCACGCCCGCGCCGAAGAAGACACTGAGGACGATCGCAAGTCGAGCATCGTCGCGAAGGAGGGTGGCGCGCCGAAGCAACTCGGTGGCAGCCACACCAAGCGCGCCACCGAGCGCGCCGCCCGCGAGGAGCCATGGCAGTGAACGGGCGCTGTCGGCGCCGGCGAATACGAGCCCCGCGATGAACCCGAGGGCGACACCGGGAAGCGCCGCATGACTGATCGCATCACCAAGAAGGGCGCGCCGTCGCAGAACGAGGAATGTCCCGAGCAGCCCGCACACGGCGCCGAGCGCGCCCGACCCGAGCATGACGACGCGCGCGTTGTGGTCGTCGAGGAGCACCGCAAGCCCGGCGATCACGATCGGCTCCGTGCAGCACCAAGGGCGGTGGCAGCCTCACTCAGAATGGTCAGCGAGCCTCCGTACGCGCGATGGAGGTTCTCCGCCGTGAAGACCTCGGCCGTCGGACCTTCGGCGACCACACGCTGATTGAGAAGGATGATGCGATCGAAGTAGAGCGGCGCCGTCGGGAGG
Encoded proteins:
- a CDS encoding PH domain-containing protein; the protein is MSHAPLHRAASPSEARSEVAVRAYRGVWRLLAVWFKLPQEPPSLPIAPGDVADSFHPSPAFLRYLKFRFWIALLIIDVVLVVLWIAATVALYFANLTWVAVILAPVALAIIVVPDIVAYVAIHLRFDTTWYVMSRRSLRVRQGVWSIRELTLTFENVQNVRVVQGPLQRFFGLATVMVETAGGGSVQAQGQPVKLGHHALIEGLTNAQEIRDLILARVTASRSAGIGDDRVPVEAPMVSRDFTMTSEQLAVLRAIRDELRAAAAA
- a CDS encoding metal ABC transporter permease → MIVASLTRWSWSLDGWIVVVGALAAAACAIPGSLLLLRRMSLMGDAISHAVLPGIAAAFLLTGNRASLPMFLGAAMVGALTALASEWLRARGRVEENASIGVVFTSLFALGILLMVRGSARVDLDPSCVLFGGIEFTPLDLVSIGGVVVPRAVLTIGGVLVLNVICVVAFWKELALSIFDPQSAASLGLRPRLLQAMVMMMTAITAVACFESVGSILVVALLVVPAATARLLTLRLSAMVIVAVLVGAVAAATGHMAAVVVPALLGAGSVNTAGSIAVMAGALLVLVILTRRPRRGVRLEWRGARRAVHSS
- a CDS encoding metal ABC transporter permease gives rise to the protein MIAGLAVLLDDHNARVVMLGSGALGAVCGLLGTFLVLRRRALLGDAISHAALPGVALGFIAGLVFAGADSARSLPWLLAGGALGGALGVAATELLRRATLLRDDARLAIVLSVFFGAGVVLLSVIQSLPTGHAAGLEGLIYGRTATMLARDAWLIAIVAVVTTALGLCFARGWKVLCFDEEFARAVGLRVARFDAALMALATLVTVAGMQAVGLILVVALQVIPAAAARFWSDRLSLCVVLAMGLGASSGVIGAALSALLPNLPSGAVIVLVAAALFVMSLLFGPAHGMAWRGLLHWRAAREVALEHLLRAQFEAVEADGKGDAMTSATSGAAASFLSHDNSAFSSHGGVTLEAIQARRRFRPPALRRAVSMALRRRLIWRDAGARLHFTDAGWQEAARLTARHRLWEHFLIERAGVQASHVDRDADMVEHVLSPALLARIERAIGFCGALPRDPHSSRDMAHGSSSALPRSESPEPSANTPSRTTETWSHRSDAPPHSNAVQPHTPRDPPSAGECDTPGPQAAPHDPEVHQR